The Euphorbia lathyris chromosome 2, ddEupLath1.1, whole genome shotgun sequence genome includes a window with the following:
- the LOC136219077 gene encoding uncharacterized protein, with protein sequence MKITGKPYSTATFPGNSISSKAQNPLPHPDLKPCRQTRNPSLTRLKRTGTPVGRRSRSRSRPETPLLKWKIEDKGRNVGVEQHEEELEEKIESGAARKGRRKISRQVSARKLAAGLWRLQLPETVASGTAERRTRDRLGFQPVAGHTGISFIPHHSGKADSYCYDVKNPLQSPSSIPDMKNRSFCKLDPSFQFPNSAMEGATKWHPVCLETLDEVRQIYSHMKRLDQKVSAVSMVSALEAELEQARSRMQELEAERRSSKKNLEHFLKKVSEERSSWRSREHEKIRAFVDDIKSDLSRERKNRQRLELVNSKLVNELADTKVSAKRFMQDYEKERKARELIEEVCDELAKEIGEDKAEVEALKRESMKMREEVDEERKMLQMAEVWREERVQMKLVDAKVALESKYSQMNKLVADLETFLRARGVTPDMKELREAESLIQAAAAVDIQEVKEFHYEPPNPDDIFSVFEEVNCGEPNEREIEPCVTYSPVSHASNIHTVSPEVTTVKKNGNYRNSDAYVDHDGDIEEDESGWETVSNLEDQGSSYSPDGSVRSINKNRRYSNVSQSGTEWEENACDGTPITEISELCSMPTRQYKKVSSIAKLWRSGGDNYKIISVDGINGRLSNGRKSNGGIISSDGGSGKGGESPDMVGQWSSPDSSGNPHITRGMKGCIEWPRGTQKNSLKAKLMEARMESHKIQLRHVLKQKI encoded by the exons ATGAAGATCACCGGAAAACCGTACTCCACGGCGACATTTCCAGGGAACTCCATTTCTTCTAAAGCTCAGAATCCACTGCCTCATCCAGATCTTAAGCCTTGCCGCCAAACTCGGAATCCTAGTCTCACTCGATTGAAGAGGACTGGAACTCCTGTTGGAAGAAGGAGTCGGAGCCGGAGCCGCCCGGAGACGCCTCTATTAAAATGGAAGATCGAAGATAAAGGGAGAAATGTTGGAGTTGAACAGCATGAGGAGGAGCTCGAGGAAAAGATTGAGAGTGGTGCTGCCCGTAAAGGTCGTCGGAAAATCTCTAGACAGGTGTCTGCTAGGAAGCTTGCTGCTGGCTTGTGGCGGTTGCAGCTTCCGGAGACTGTGGCTTCTGGCACTGCGGAGAGGAGGACGAGAGATCGGTTAGGGTTTCAG CCTGTTGCTGGTCACACGGGAATCTCATTTATACCGCATCACAGTGGCAAAGCTGACAGTTACTGTTACGATGTAAAGAATCCATTACAAAGTCCAAGTTCTATCCCTGATATGAAAAATAGATCATTTTGTAAG CTTGACCCTTCATTTCAATTTCCCAACTCTGCGATGGAGGGTGCAACTAAGTGGCACCCTGTTTGCTTGGAAACATTAGATGAGGTGCGCCAGATTTACAGCCACATGAAGCGGCTTGATCAAAAAGTTAGTGCTGTATCAATGGTTTCTGCACTGGAAGCTGAACTAGAGCAAGCTCGCTCTCGTATGCAGGAGCTTGAGGCTGAGCGTCGATCATCAAAAAAGAATCTGGAACACTTTTTGAAGAAAGTTAGTGAAGAAAGGTCTTCTTGGAGGAGCAGAGAGCATGAGAAAATCCGTGCATTTGTTGATGACATTAAATCTGATTTGAGCCGTGAAAGAAAGAATCGCCAGAGGCTGGAACTTGTGAATTCCAAGTTGGTTAATGAGCTGGCTGATACAAAGGTTTCAGCAAAGCGATTTATGCAGGATTatgaaaaggaaaggaaagccaGAGAATTGATTGAGGAAGTATGTGATGAGCTAGCTAAGGAAATTGGGGAGGACAAGGCTGAAGTTGAAGCATTAAAGAGGGAATCCATGAAAATGCGAGAGGAAGTGGATGAGGAACGGAAGATGTTGCAGATGGCTGAGGTATGGCGTGAAGAGCGTGTTCAAATGAAGCTGGTTGATGCaaaggtggcacttgagtcgaAGTATTCTCAGATGAACAAACTTGTAGCAGATCTGGAAACGTTTCTAAGGGCAAGAGGTGTAACCCCGGATATGAAGGAATTGAGAGAAGCAGAATCACTTATTCAGGCTGCTGCAGCTGTGGATATTCAGGAAGTAAAAGAATTCCACTATGAGCCACCCAACCCAGATGATATTTTTTCCGTTTTTGAAGAAGTTAATTGTGGTGAACCCAATGAGAGGGAGATTGAGCCATGTGTTACATACAGTCCTGTCAGCCATGCTTCAAATATTCATACTGTGAGTCCTGAAGTCACCACAGTAAAAAAGAACGGAAATTACAGGAATTCTGATGCATATGTTGATCATGATGGTGACATAGAAGAAGATGAGAGTGGGTGGGAAACAGTGAGTAACCTCGAAGATCAAGGCTCAAGCTATTCTCCAGATGGAAGTGTTCGATCTATCAACAAGAATCGCCGTTACAGTAACGTATCACAAAGTGGAACAGAATGGGAAGAAAATGCGTGTGATGGAACACCTATAACTGAAATCAGTGAACTGTGTTCTATGCCAACAAGGCAATATAAGAAGGTATCATCAATAGCAAAGCTCTGGAGATCAGGAGGTGACAACTACAAAATAATATCAGTAGATGGAATTAACGGAAGGCTATCCAACGGAAGGAAATCGAATGGAGGCATTATATCATCAGATGGAGGGTCAGGTAAAGGAGGAGAGAGCCCGGATATGGTAGGGCAATGGAGTTCACCAGACTCCTCCGGTAATCCGCACATAACTAGAGGAATGAAAGGTTGCATTGAATGGCCTCGCGGGACGCAGAAGAACAGCTTGAAAGCCAAGCTAATGGAGGCAAGGATGGAGAGCCACAAAATACAACTGCGCCATGTTCTAAAGCAGAAAATCTAG